In a single window of the Coffea eugenioides isolate CCC68of chromosome 3, Ceug_1.0, whole genome shotgun sequence genome:
- the LOC113765125 gene encoding diacylglycerol O-acyltransferase 3, cytosolic: MKAIGVISRSVPSFSGAAGIDGYGHSRKAAESFSSSSSSFTGIGLGLRRVCRKTRKFVGLSGHEFRRSDHLDYYSSGGGNITCGGGCGGKKEKDMNKNEKEHKATKKMMKKRLKMLEGLSRDLSMFSSGGMNFGLADNTLFDEVKANTIAEAAEVLQGQIKQLIAKDTELKMTRKGEKMRAQMQTMPEYGLSSSSMSSTSSDSSDNECGQVVDMKEENFLKPVIEHESVALPGLLAEEKVVTNSQTPILDVLSVIQSSETQERTSTMGACVEIGSSGSSDQGYCFGSGSFFRDYVDNVSSIDECLAAGVSPKKIEVCMGGKCKKSGAAALLGELQRLVGIEGAVSGCKCMGKCRDGPNVRILKGPESVTNPLCIGVGLEDVDLIVSNFFGDSSERSLPATS, translated from the exons ATGAAGGCGATCGGCGTCATCTCCCGCTCAGTCCCTTCCTTTTCAGGTGCTGCTGGAATAGATGGCTACGGCCACTCCCGCAAAGCTGCtgaatctttttcttcttcttcttcttcatttacTGGTATTGGTTTAGGATTGAGGAGGGTCTGTCGTAAAACGAGGAAGTTTGTTGGGCTTTCCGGGCACGAGTTTCGTCGGAGCGATCACTTGGACTATTACTCCTCAGGAGGAGGGAATATCACGTGTGGCGGTGGGTGTGggggaaagaaagagaaggacATGAACAAGAATGAAAAGGAGCACAAAGCAAcgaagaagatgatgaagaagaggTTGAAGATGCTGGAGGGCCTGTCCAGGGACTTGTCCATGTTCTCTTCTGGTGGGATGAATTTTGGTTTAGCTGATAATACTTTATTTGATGAAGTCAAAGCCAATACGATCGCT GAGGCGGCTGAGGTATTGCAGGGTCAAATCAAACAGCTAATAGCGAAGGATACGGAATTGAAGATGACAAGGAAAGGTGAGAAAATGAGGGCACAAATGCAAACTATGCCGGAATATGGACTTTCTTCGAGCTCAATGTCGTCAACCTCTTCAGATTCTAGTGACAATGAATGTGGGCAGGTAGTTGACatgaaagaagaaaattttctaaaaccaGTTATTGAGCATGAATCAGTAGCCCTTCCTGGCCTTTTGGCGGAGGAAAAGGTCGTGACCAATTCCCAAACACCAATTTTAGATGTTCTGTCCGTCATTCAGAGCTCAGAAACTCAAGAACGAACCTCAACCATGGGTGCATGTGTCGAGATTGGAAGTTCAGGGAGTTCAGATCAAGGATACTGCTTTGGAAGCGGTAGCTTCTTTAGAGATTATGTGGATAATGTAAGTTCCATTGATGAGTGCCTAGCTGCAGGAGTATCACCCAAGAAAATCGAGGTTTGTATGGGTGGTAAATGCAAGAAATCGGGTGCTGCAGCGCTTCTGGGGGAACTTCAAAGGCTAGTTGGCATTGAAGGAGCTGTCTCCGGATGCAAGTGCATGGGCAAATGTAGAGATGGTCCTAATGTGAGGATTCTCAAGGGTCCTGAGAGTGTTACTAACCCCTTGTGTATTGGTGTGGGCTTGGAGGATGTGGATTTGATCGTGTCCAATTTCTTTGGAGACAGTTCTGAACGTAGCCTCCCTGCAACATCATAG
- the LOC113766817 gene encoding F-box/LRR-repeat protein At3g26922-like has translation MGLHQKSTRTTGTKDCLGVLPDGILSKIISRLTLKEAVRTSILSKSWRAIWTSHPCLLFDSANILGNKIHSKSMSCCFGEPDRQLQRLHFVEKVDHLMHQRRRGLRIDSLAIHFHLGKEFASHISEWIECAFAKGAEIIDLDLSESCSFKVDNVPLAEFERYTFSCSLLASPNVRCALKHLRLTCCNFDSVPTPGSLASLTTAELRDVNISDQQLENFLLTCLRLENLSLLACTNLVKLKFSCPKFRLKILSIQNCPRLDSIELGPESLTTFEYTGELATFSFKYAPRLTDMYLSFTGHNRQDGVSSALSRFACDIPHLRTLNLVSVLGMKTPELPDKVLNFTNVQELILTVFPFHDEDKFDWIIYVLKTFTSLRSLQLNLFSPSYIRKSNISPRQLPECTHRHLTKLEINGFYGSPHEIELLEYLLDNLVELGVLFINSCRKIYKRFNRWDSEVASNSHKIRPEVVEWIHDNVSPTIQLHVL, from the exons ATGGGACTGCATCAAAAGTCTACCAGAACAACG GGAACAAAGGATTGTCTGGGGGTACTTCCAGATGGAATTCTGTCCAAAATCATCTCGAGGCTTACGCTAAAAGAGGCAGTAAGGACTAGTATCTTGTCGAAAAGTTGGAGAGCCATTTGGACTAGTCACCCCTGCCTATTGTTTGATTCGGCCAACATACTCGGGaacaaaattcactccaaaAGTATGTCCTGCTGTTTTGGTGAACCTGACAGGCAGTTGCAAAGGCTTCACTTTGTGGAAAAGGTTGATCACCTTATGCATCAGCGTCGAAGAGGTCTGAGGATAGACTCTTTAGCCATACACTTCCACTTAGGTAAAGAGTTCGCTTCTCACATCAGTGAGTGGATTGAATGCGCATTTGCTAAGGGAGCTGAGATCATTGACCTTGATCTGTCCGAATCATGTAGTTTTAAAGTAGATAACGTGCCCCTAGCTGAATTCGAACGTTATACATTTTCCTGCTCGCTTCTTGCATCCCCTAATGTTAGATGTGCTCTAAAGCATCTCCGACTGACCTGCTGTAATTTTGATTCTGTTCCCACTCCTGGCAGCCTGGCCTCTCTGACCACCGCTGAACTACGGGACGTTAATATCAGTGATCAGCAACTAGAGAATTTCTTGTTGACCTGTTTACGTCTTGAAAATTTGAGTTTGCTTGCCTGCACCAACCTTGTCAAACTTAAATTCTCCTGTCCAAAATTTCGTCTTAAGATTCTAAGCATACAGAATTGCCCTAGATTAGACAGCATTGAACTTGGTCCGGAGAGTCTTACCACATTTGAATATACCGGTGAATTAGCCACTTTTTCCTTCAAATATGCCCCAAGGTTAACAGATATGTATCTGAGTTTCACGGGTCATAACAGACAAGATGGTGTGAGCTCTGCACTCTCGAGGTTTGCTTGTGATATACCTCACTTGCGGACTTTAAATCTGGTCTCAGTACTGGGCATGAAG ACACCAGAGCTGCCAGACAAGGTGCTAAACTTTACTAATGTCCAGGAGCTAATCCTTACTGTTTTTCCTTTCCACGATGAAGACAAATTTGATTGGATTATTTATGTGCTGAAGACCTTCACTTCGTTGCGCAGTCTCCAACTCAAT tTGTTTTCTCCAAGCTACATCAGAAAATCAAATATTTCACCAAGGCAGCTTCCTGAATGCACTCATAGGCACCTGACTAAGTTGGAAATAAATGGATTCTATGGTAGTCCGCATGAAATTGAGCTGCTGGAATACCTGCTTGACAATTTGGTTGAACTTGGAGTGCTCTTCATTAACTCATGCCGCAAGATATACAAGAGATTCAACCGGTGGGATTCCGAAGTAGCAAGTAATTCCCACAAAATTAGGCCTGAGGTTGTGGAATGGATTCATGATAACGTATCTCCAACCATACAGCTGCACGTATTGTGA
- the LOC113766815 gene encoding cytosolic purine 5'-nucleotidase isoform X2 produces MAASASAYCCLTTTTAAAATTTPDRRILHRISVGPAFLNHYHHPATKSRLLTIRAPPPPSDSLTCRCNSTTKPDVHVFSVTPATNSDVDYLGQSTKGDLNINVGSGGQAALEGPIEKVAWTEARDAEDLLQHLGIPGPFSASNSPRGIFCSRTLNLRSISAIGYDMDYTLMHYNVKAWEGRAYDYCMVNLRNMGFPVDGLAFDPELVIRGLVIDKEKGNLVKADRFGYIKRAMHGTRMLSTRELSEMYGRELVDLRKESRWEFLNTLFSVSEAVAFMQAVGKALFRAHVEGQLKSEIMSKPELFVEPDPELPLALVDQKEAGKRLLLITNSDYHYTDKMMQHSFNRFLPNDMSWRDLFDMVIVSARKPEFFQMSNPMYEVVTGEGLMRPCFKTRPGGLYSGGSAQMVENSLNIHGDEILYVGDHIYTDVSQSKVHLRWRTALICRELEEEYSALIRSHGHRAKLIDLINQKEVVGDLFNQLRLALQRKSKGRPAQTLAATLMDDKELTDSMQKLLVVMQRLDQKIAPMLEADGEHFNRRWGFLSRAGLWDKSHLMRQIEKYADIYTSRVSNFLHYTPFMYFRAQEQSLAHDSYSFRHLQIDRSADDKNNAFPK; encoded by the exons ATGGCGGCATCAGCCAGCGCCTACTGCTGCCTTACCACGactactgctgctgctgctactaCGACACCCGACCGCCGAATTCTTCATAGGATAAGCGTGGGACCCGCCTTCCTCAACCACTATCATCACCCCGCCACCAAATCTAGGCTCCTCACTATACgagctcctcctcctccttcggATTCACTCACCTGCCGCTGCAACAGCACCACCAAGCCCGATGTTCATGTCTTCTCAGTTACTCCTGCCACCAACTCCGATGTAGACTACCTTGGCCAGAGCACTAAAGGCGACTTGAACATCAACGTTG GAAGTGGTGGGCAGGCAGCCTTGGAAGGTCCCATCGAAAAGGTGGCCTGGACAGAAGCTCGAGATGCCGAAGACTTGCTTCAACACTTGGGCATACCG GGTCCATTTTCTGCTAGCAATTCTCCCCGAGGGATATTTTGCAGCCGCACGTTGAATCTACGGTCTATCAGTGCAATTGGGTATGACATGGACTACACGCTGATGCACTATAATGTCAAG GCATGGGAAGGAAGGGCTTATGACTATTGTATGGTTAATCTGAGAAATATGGGCTTTCCTGTTGATGGACTTGCTTTTGACCCAGAACTG GTGATTAGAGGACTTGTAATAGATAAAGAGAAAGGCAATTTGGTTAAGGCTGATCGATTTGGATATATTAAAAGAGCCATGCACGGCACAAGAATGCTATCTACTCGTGAATTAAG TGAGATGTATGGGAGGGAACTGGTAGATTTGCGGAAGGAGAGCCGATGGGAGTTCCTCAACACACTGTTCTCTGTTTCAGAAGCAGTGGCTTTTATGCAG GCTGTTGGGAAGGCACTCTTTAGGGCACATGTCGAAGGTCAGCTGAAG AGCGAGATAATGTCCAAGCCTGAACTATTTGTTGAACCTGATCCTGAGCTTCCATTGGCGCTGGTAGATCAAAAAGAG GCTGGCAAAAGGCTCTTGCTCATCACCAATTCAGACTATCATTATACAGACAAAATGATGCAGCATTCGTTCAATAGATTTCTTCCCAATGACATGAGCTGGCGTGATCTGTTTGACATG GTCATTGTCTCAGCCAGAAAGCCAGAATTTTTCCAGATGTCTAACCCAATGTATGAGGTAGTGACTGGTGAAGGTTTGATGCGTCCCTGTTTCAAGACTCGTCCAG GGGGGTTGTATTCTGGAGGAAGCGCACAGATGGTTGAGAATTCACTCAATATTCATGGAGATGAGATCTTGTATGTTGGTGATCACATATACACTGATGTAAGCCAATCAAAAGTCCATCTTAGATGGAGGACAGCATTGATTTGTCGAGAACTAGAAGAAGAG TACAGTGCTTTGATTAGGAGTCATGGTCATCGAGCAAAGTTGATAGACCTTATAAATCAGAAGGAGGTAGTAGGAGATCTCTTTAACCAACTTCGGCTTGCATTGCAGCGAAAATCCAAGGGGCGTCCTGCTCAG ACGTTGGCTGCCACCCTTATGGACGACAAAGAACTCACAGATAGCATGCAAAAGTTGCTTGTTGTAATGCAAAGGCTTGATCAAAAAATTGCCCCGATGCTGGAAGCTGATGGGGAACACTTCAACAGAAG ATGGGGTTTTCTTTCACGTGCTGGTCTGTGGGACAAAAGCCACTTAATGAGGCAGATTGAGaa GTATGCTGATATTTACACCTCTAGAGTTTCAAATTTTCTCCACTACACACCTTTCATGTACTTCCGGGCCCAGGAACAG TCTCTTGCTCATGATTCATATTCATTCCGTCATCTACAGATTGATAGATCAGCTGATGACAAGAACAACGCCTTTCCTAAGTAG
- the LOC113766815 gene encoding 5'-nucleotidase domain-containing protein 4 isoform X1, producing MAASASAYCCLTTTTAAAATTTPDRRILHRISVGPAFLNHYHHPATKSRLLTIRAPPPPSDSLTCRCNSTTKPDVHVFSVTPATNSDVDYLGQSTKGDLNINVGSGGQAALEGPIEKVAWTEARDAEDLLQHLGIPGPFSASNSPRGIFCSRTLNLRSISAIGYDMDYTLMHYNVKAWEGRAYDYCMVNLRNMGFPVDGLAFDPELVIRGLVIDKEKGNLVKADRFGYIKRAMHGTRMLSTRELSEMYGRELVDLRKESRWEFLNTLFSVSEAVAFMQMVDRLDDGFIAADIGPLDYKGLYKAVGKALFRAHVEGQLKSEIMSKPELFVEPDPELPLALVDQKEAGKRLLLITNSDYHYTDKMMQHSFNRFLPNDMSWRDLFDMVIVSARKPEFFQMSNPMYEVVTGEGLMRPCFKTRPGGLYSGGSAQMVENSLNIHGDEILYVGDHIYTDVSQSKVHLRWRTALICRELEEEYSALIRSHGHRAKLIDLINQKEVVGDLFNQLRLALQRKSKGRPAQTLAATLMDDKELTDSMQKLLVVMQRLDQKIAPMLEADGEHFNRRWGFLSRAGLWDKSHLMRQIEKYADIYTSRVSNFLHYTPFMYFRAQEQSLAHDSYSFRHLQIDRSADDKNNAFPK from the exons ATGGCGGCATCAGCCAGCGCCTACTGCTGCCTTACCACGactactgctgctgctgctactaCGACACCCGACCGCCGAATTCTTCATAGGATAAGCGTGGGACCCGCCTTCCTCAACCACTATCATCACCCCGCCACCAAATCTAGGCTCCTCACTATACgagctcctcctcctccttcggATTCACTCACCTGCCGCTGCAACAGCACCACCAAGCCCGATGTTCATGTCTTCTCAGTTACTCCTGCCACCAACTCCGATGTAGACTACCTTGGCCAGAGCACTAAAGGCGACTTGAACATCAACGTTG GAAGTGGTGGGCAGGCAGCCTTGGAAGGTCCCATCGAAAAGGTGGCCTGGACAGAAGCTCGAGATGCCGAAGACTTGCTTCAACACTTGGGCATACCG GGTCCATTTTCTGCTAGCAATTCTCCCCGAGGGATATTTTGCAGCCGCACGTTGAATCTACGGTCTATCAGTGCAATTGGGTATGACATGGACTACACGCTGATGCACTATAATGTCAAG GCATGGGAAGGAAGGGCTTATGACTATTGTATGGTTAATCTGAGAAATATGGGCTTTCCTGTTGATGGACTTGCTTTTGACCCAGAACTG GTGATTAGAGGACTTGTAATAGATAAAGAGAAAGGCAATTTGGTTAAGGCTGATCGATTTGGATATATTAAAAGAGCCATGCACGGCACAAGAATGCTATCTACTCGTGAATTAAG TGAGATGTATGGGAGGGAACTGGTAGATTTGCGGAAGGAGAGCCGATGGGAGTTCCTCAACACACTGTTCTCTGTTTCAGAAGCAGTGGCTTTTATGCAG ATGGTTGATAGATTGGACGATGGATTTATAGCAGCAGATATAGGTCCACTTGATTATAAAGGGCTTTACAAG GCTGTTGGGAAGGCACTCTTTAGGGCACATGTCGAAGGTCAGCTGAAG AGCGAGATAATGTCCAAGCCTGAACTATTTGTTGAACCTGATCCTGAGCTTCCATTGGCGCTGGTAGATCAAAAAGAG GCTGGCAAAAGGCTCTTGCTCATCACCAATTCAGACTATCATTATACAGACAAAATGATGCAGCATTCGTTCAATAGATTTCTTCCCAATGACATGAGCTGGCGTGATCTGTTTGACATG GTCATTGTCTCAGCCAGAAAGCCAGAATTTTTCCAGATGTCTAACCCAATGTATGAGGTAGTGACTGGTGAAGGTTTGATGCGTCCCTGTTTCAAGACTCGTCCAG GGGGGTTGTATTCTGGAGGAAGCGCACAGATGGTTGAGAATTCACTCAATATTCATGGAGATGAGATCTTGTATGTTGGTGATCACATATACACTGATGTAAGCCAATCAAAAGTCCATCTTAGATGGAGGACAGCATTGATTTGTCGAGAACTAGAAGAAGAG TACAGTGCTTTGATTAGGAGTCATGGTCATCGAGCAAAGTTGATAGACCTTATAAATCAGAAGGAGGTAGTAGGAGATCTCTTTAACCAACTTCGGCTTGCATTGCAGCGAAAATCCAAGGGGCGTCCTGCTCAG ACGTTGGCTGCCACCCTTATGGACGACAAAGAACTCACAGATAGCATGCAAAAGTTGCTTGTTGTAATGCAAAGGCTTGATCAAAAAATTGCCCCGATGCTGGAAGCTGATGGGGAACACTTCAACAGAAG ATGGGGTTTTCTTTCACGTGCTGGTCTGTGGGACAAAAGCCACTTAATGAGGCAGATTGAGaa GTATGCTGATATTTACACCTCTAGAGTTTCAAATTTTCTCCACTACACACCTTTCATGTACTTCCGGGCCCAGGAACAG TCTCTTGCTCATGATTCATATTCATTCCGTCATCTACAGATTGATAGATCAGCTGATGACAAGAACAACGCCTTTCCTAAGTAG